In the Populus trichocarpa isolate Nisqually-1 chromosome 1, P.trichocarpa_v4.1, whole genome shotgun sequence genome, one interval contains:
- the LOC18095447 gene encoding gamma-glutamyl hydrolase 2 — protein sequence MPSHFLSNSPSTPTTKASDRQNDTSVSLPSTSTSSSISPDMWNYLWIPFLISLSKELTLARSATATTSPSILLPSQLADDSPSAPKCPAPDTNLNYRPVIGILSHPGDGASGRLNNATNASYIAASYVKFVESAGARIIPLIYNEPREILFEKLNLVNGVLFTGGWAKTGLYFDTAKAIFKEVLARNDAGVHFPVYAICLGFEILTMIISEDNQILETYNATDQASTLQFMENISIEGTVFQRFPPVLLKKLSTDCLVMQNHHYGISPQRFQGNEHLSSFFEILTNSADEDNQVYVSTVQARNYPVTAFQWHPEKNAFEWGLSMIPHSEDAIQVTQHVANFFVSEARKSLNRPPARKVLDNLIYNYSPTYCGKAGKGYDEVYIFAEPETPNNTRCAHGNCHGRVKL from the exons ATGCCGTCCCACTTCCTCTCTAATTCCCCTTCTACCCCTACAACCAAGGCCTCCGATCGCCAAAACGACACCTCCGTTTCTCTCCCCTCAACCTCCACCTCATCTTCTATTTCCCCAGATATGTGGAATTACCTTTGGATCCCTTTCTTAATCTCGCTCTCTAAAGAGCTAACCCTAGCTCGATCAGCAACAGCTACAACTTCTCCTTCGATTCTCCTCCCGAGTCAACTCGCCGATGACTCGCCTTCCGCGCCTAAGTGTCCGGCCCCCGACACAAATCTGAATTACCGTCCGGTGATTGGAATTTTGAGTCATCCGGGGGACGGTGCCTCCGGGAGGCTTAATAACGCGACGAACGCTTCGTATATTGCGGCGTCGTACGTGAAGTTTGTTGAATCAGCTGGTGCTAGGATTATTCCATTGATTTATAACGAGCCAAGAGAGATTCTTTTTGAG AAGCTCAATCTGGTAAATGGAGTGCTCTTTACTGGAGGTTGGGCTAAAACTGGTTTGTACTTCGACACTGCGAAGGCAATTTTCAAG GAAGTTTTAGCAAGGAATGATGCAGGCGTCCATTTCCCAGTGTATGCCATCTGCTTAGGCTTTGAAATTCTGACAATGATCATTAGTGAG gACAATCAAATTCTGGAAACATATAATGCAACTGATCAGGCTTCTACTCTTCAATTTATGGAAAACATAAGTATCGAAGGAACTGTGTTTCAGAG ATTTCCTCCAGTTTTGCTTAAAAAGTTGAGTACAGATTGCCTAGTCATGCAAAACCATCAT TATGGCATCTCACCACAACGGTTTCAGGGAAATGAACATCTATCTAGTTTCTTTGAGATCCTGACTAATAGTGCAGACGAAGATAACCAG GTTTATGTCTCCACTGTACAAGCACGCAACTATCCTGTGACTGCCTTCCAATGGCATCCCGAG aaaaatgcttttgaatggGGGTTATCAATGATTCCACACTCAGAGGATGCCATTCAAGTGACCCAACATGTTGCCAACTTCTTTGTTAG TGAAGCTAGAAAGTCCTTGAACAGGCCACCTGCTCGGAAGGTACTTGAcaatttaatttacaattaCAGTCCCACATATTGTGGGAAAGCTGG GAAGGGATATGATGAAGTTTACATCTTCGCAGAACCAGAAACACCAAACAATACGAGGTGTGCGCATGGTAATTGTCATGGACGtgtgaaattataa